In a genomic window of Carassius gibelio isolate Cgi1373 ecotype wild population from Czech Republic chromosome A3, carGib1.2-hapl.c, whole genome shotgun sequence:
- the LOC127956926 gene encoding uncharacterized protein LOC127956926, with protein sequence MDILETLPQPQVPQAYSAPLVRGFSGQPQYSITQEQLRFLLEYNFSTKQMGEILGVSKRTVKRRLRKYNISLRDRYCNLSDSDLDNLVREVVGGNDELGAEAVRARLAGQGIVVQRRRVRQSLIRTNPIGAAQRVTTRRLPPRIYQVAGPNSLWHLDGNHKLIRWRIVIHGGIDGYSRRVVFLKASDNNRSNTVFDSFVGAIGKHGLLSRVRCDNGGENNAVCLFMNIFRGTNRGSALRGRSTHNQRIERLWGDVWRRITNTYYTLFLLLESEGKIDSSSEMHLWALHYVYIPRINRDLQLFVNQWNHHKLRTARYMSPHQIFIRGCLSQLHRNHTGIQGILGADLKLHKHYKRIYSSLYRPYTVGIEIHKLGNIVILTDKDTLKQAMIFIP encoded by the exons ATGGATATTCTGGAAACATTGCCTCAACCACAAG TTCCCCAGGCTTACAGTGCTCCATTGGTGAGGGGTTTCTCTGGTCAACCACAATATTCCATTACACAGGAGCAGTTGCGTTTTCTGCTGGAATATAATTTTTCAACAAAACAGATGGGCGAAATCTTGGGAGTCTCCAAACGAACTGTAAAGCGACGTTTAAG GAAGTACAACATTTCACTTAGAGACAGATACTGCAATCTATCAGACTCTGATCTTGATAACCTGGTCAGAGAAGTAGTTGGAGGCAACGATGAGCTTGGGGCAGAAGCGGTGAGAGCTCGTCTGGCAGGTCAGGGGATTGTAGTGCAGCGGCGCAGAGTGCGACAAAGTTTGATCAGGACCAATCCAATAGGAGCAGCCCAGAGGGTCACCACGCGCAGACTACCCCCAAGAATTTATCAAGTTGCAGGCCCAAACTCATTATGGCATTTGGATGGCAACCACAAGTTAATCag GTGGCGAATTGTCATACACGGTGGAATTGATGGTTACAGCAGACGTGTTGTTTTCTTGAAGGCTTCTGACAATAATCGGAGCAACACTGTTTTTGATAGTTTTGTAGGGGCCATTGGAAAACACGGACTACTTTCTAGAGTTCGCTGTGATAATGGAGGTGAGAACAACGCAGTCTGTCTTTTTATGAACATTTTCCGGGGCACAAACAGAGGAAGTGCTCTGAGAGGAAGGAGCACGCACAATCAAAGGATTGAGAGACTGTGGGGTGATGTTTGGCGGCGCATCACTAATACTTACTACACCTTGTTCCTGCTTTTGGAGAGTGAGGGTAAAATTGACAGCTCTAGTGAAATGCATCTCTGGGCATTGCATTATGTGTATATACCCAGAATCAACAGGGATCTTCAACTGTTCGTTAATCAGTGGAACCACCACAAGCTAAGAACTGCACGTTACATGTCTCCCCACCAGATCTTTATCAGAGGATGTCTCTCACAGCTACATCGAAACCACACTGGTATACAGGGAATTCTTGGTGCAGATTTAAAATTACACAAACATTACAAACGGATATATAGTTCATTATATAGaccatatacagtggggatcgaaa TCCACAAACTTGGAAACATCGTCATCCTCACAGACAAAGACACCCTTAAACAAGCCATGATCTTCATCCCTTGA